Below is a window of Streptomyces sp. NBC_00223 DNA.
ATCACCAAACTCGAATCCTGACCCGGTTCCACGGTGTACGTCAGAGGTGATCGATCTCCGTCAGATCGACGGAGATCGGGTACGGCACCTCGACCTTGAGCTGTCCCCGATGGATCCCGGTGAGCGCGTACACCCTGCTCGCCGGGTCCAGCTCGTACACATAGACCACCAGCCGACGGTCCTTGGCGTCCGCCCGCTCCACCCGCCAGTAGTGCGCGATGCCCGCCGCCGCGTACTTGTGCGGCTTGGTGTCCCGGTCACGTGACTCCGACTCCGGCGACACCACCTCAACGGCGAGCAGCACATTCGCGGCGTCGTACAGCGTCTGACCGGGGCCGCGGACCGAACCCGCCCTGACGACGATCACGTCCGGCTCGGGCACGTTGCGGTCGTCGATCACGACGCACATCTGCCGACGCACGCGCAGGTGGTCCGGCAGGCCGTCGCGCAGCCCGCGCTCGACAAGACACCCGCCGACGGAGTGGAACACCTGCTGCGGACAGGGGAACACGAGGCTGCCGTCGATCAGTTGTGTATGCGGCGGCAGGTCGAGCCGGTACAGGTCGGCCAGTCGATAGCCCCGCTACGGCGGCACGGGCCACCGGGAGCCGTCCGGCTGGGCGTACAGCGGCGGCTCGTCCCGATCGACGGCCTCGGCGGTCGCGTCTTCTCCCACGGTCCGGGAGTCTGACCGGGCTCCTGCGCGGGTCAGGGCGTATCGCGCCGCTGATCACCCTATTGAGTGATGCTGCTGCTGGACGGCTACCGGCAGACACCGAGTCGGTGCGGCGCCGTCCACAGGTACGGCGGGCCTAGGCGTGCGGGTGGGTGAGCGCGAGCAGGGTGGCGTGGGTTTCGGGGTCGGACGCGGCCAGGATGCCGTGGGCGTTCGGGCCGATGGGGGCGCCGTTGATGCCGGTGATCACGCAGCCCGCCGCCCGGCACAGGGCGATGCCGGCGGCGAAGTGCACGCTTCGGGAGAAGTCGTCGCCGTCGGTGACGTAGGCCGCGCGCTTGCCCGCCGCGACCCAGGCCAGCGCGAGCGTCGTGGACACGACGCGCGGCCGGAACCGTTCGACGAACGCGGGGTGCCCCAGCAGGTCCGTGGCCCGGAACGCGGGCGCGCTCGGAAACGGCGGATCCAGGTTGACGTCCACGAGCCGCGACGCCGCCGTCGGCGCCAGCGGTGTGTCCGTCCCGTCCCGGCGCACCCACGCGGCCTTCCCGTCCGTGCAGAAGACCTCGCCGCTGAAGGGGTCGGCCACCGCCGCGGGCCCGCCGGCCAGCGCCACGTTCACGGCCACGAGCATGTTGCCGACGGCGTAGTTGAGCGTGCCGCACAGGGGATCGACCAACCACTGGCGTGAGGCGTCGGCGGCACCCCGCTGCCCGCCCTCCTCGCCGAGCACCGCGTCATCGGGCCGCGCGGCGCGGATGACACCGAGGATCGCCTTCTCGGCCGCCACATCGGCCTCGGTGGCGAAGTCGCCGCCGCCCTTGTCGATCCGGGTGAGCCGCCGCCCGTACAGCTCGCGTACCACCTCCGCGCCGGCCTGGGCGGCGGCTGTCGCGACCTCGACGTCCTCAGGGCTCGCGTATGCGTCGGTCATGACTCGCACAGTAACGGCGAGCCGAAGCGATCAAGGCACTACGATCTGCATCCTCGCCGACCGCTGGAGTTCGTCCCCATGTCATTACCGCGCCTCGGAGTTGTCATCGTCACGATGGGCAACCGCCCGAGGGAGCTGGAGGCGCTGCTCGCCTCCGTGGAGAAGCAGGACGTGCCCGCGGCGCGCGTGGTGCTGGTGGGCAACGCGACACCGCTCACGATCTCGCCTGGCGCGCGCTCGACGCCGGATGGAAGATCCGCTACGAACCCGAGCTGGTCCTCCAGCATCCGAAGACCTCTCCCGCCCGGCACGCCGGCCACTACCGGTTCACCGCCCGGAACCGGGTCTGGCTGGCCCACCGCCGACTGCCGCTGCCGCTGATCCCCGTCTATCTCGGCGTGTGGATCGTGCTCGCCATGGCGCGGGTGCGGTCCCTGACGGGGCTGAGAGCGTGGTGGGGTGGCTTCTTCGAGGGCGCGCGGAAGCCGTGCGGCCCGCGTCGGCCGATGAAGTGGCGCACGGTGTGGCACATGACCCGGCTGGGCCGCCCGCCGATCCTCTGAGGCGCGCGGGCCGGACCACGCCCGGACCGTCCGAAGCGTCCTGGGGGCCATGCCCCCACCGTCCGCCGAACCGCCGCGCGATGTCCTCCCGGGCCGCACCCCGGAGGTCCGGGAGCGTTAGGGTGGAGTCTTCCCGCGACCAGCCCCGGAGGTGCCTGTCCGGATGTCCGACAGCTTCGTCCACCTGCACAATCACACCCAGTTCTCGCTTCTGGACGGTGCCCAGAAGCTGCCCATCCTCTTCAAGAAGATCGAGGAGGAGGGCATGCCCGCGGTCGCGATGAGCGACCACGGAAACATGTTCGGCGCCTACGAGTTCTTCCAGGTGGCGAAGAAGACCCCGGTCAAACCGATCATCGGCATCGAGGCGTATCTCGCCCCCGAGTCGCGGCGCTACAAGAAGCCCGTCTTCTGGGGCCCGGGCGGACAGCGGGCCGTCGGGGACGACGGCGAGGGCAGCAAGGACGTCAGCGGCGGCGGCCGCTTCACCCACATGACGATGTGGGCCGAGAACCCCGACGGGCTGCGCAACCTCTTCCGGCTCTCCTCGCTCGCCTCCTACGAGGGCTACTACAGCAAGCCCCGCATGGACAAGGAGCTGATCTCCGAGCACGCCGGCGGCATCATCGCCACCACCGGCTGCCCCTCGGGCGAGGTGCAGACCCGGCTCCGGCTGAACCAGTACGACGAGGCCCTGAAGGCCGCCGCCGAGTACCAGGACATCTTCGGCAAGGAGAACTACTTCCTTGAGCTGATGGACCACGGCCTGGACCTGGAGCGCAACGTCCGCGAGAACCTGATGCGGATCGCCAAGCAGCTCGGCATCCCCCCGCTGGTCACCAACGACTCGCACTACGTGCACGAGAGCGAGTCCGACGCCCACGACACCCTGCTGTGCATCGGCGTGGGCAAGAACAAGGACGACCCCAACCGCTTCCGGTTCAACGGCTCGGGCTACTACATCAAGACCGCCGCCGAGATGCGCCGGCTCTTCTCCGAACTGCCCGAGGGCTGCGACAACACCCTGCTGATCGCCGAGCGTATCCAGCCGTACGACGAGGTCTTCTCCTACGTCGACCAGATGCCGCAGTTCGACGTCCCCGAGGGCGAGACGCAGGAGTCCTGGCTGCGCAAGGAGTGCATGATCGGCCTGGAGCGGCGCTACGGCACCCCGCTCCCGGACGAGGTGATCGAGCGCTTCGAGATCGAGATGAAGGTCATCGGTCCGATGGGCTTCTCGTCGTACTTCCTCGTGGTCGCCGACATCTGCAAGTACGCGCGCGACAACGGCGTACCCGTCGGCCCCGGCCGCGGCTCGGCGACCGGCTCGCTGGTCGCCTACGCCACCCGTATCACCGAGCTGGACCCGCTGGAGCACGGTCTGCTCTTCGAGCGGTTCCTCAACCCCGAGCGGATCAGCCCCCCCGACGTCGACCTCGACTTCGACGACCGCCAGCGCGACCGGATGGTCCGCTACGTCACCGAGAAGTACGGCGAGGAGTACACCGCCCAGGTCAACACCTTCGGCACCATCAAGGCCAAGGCCGCGATCAAGGACTCCTCCCGGGTGCTGGGCTACCCCTTCTCGATGGGCGACCGGATCACCAAGGCGCTGCCGCCCGACGTGATGGGCAAGGGCATCCCGCTCGACGGCATCTTCGACTCCGGGCACCCCCGCTACGGCGAGGCGGGCGAGGTCCGGCAGATGTACGAGAACGAGCCGGACGTCAAGAAGGTCATCGACACCGCGAAGGGCATCGAGGGCCTGGTCCGCACCACCGGCGTGCACGCCTGCGCGGTCATCCTGTCCAAGACCCCACTGCTCGACCTGATCCCGCTGCACCGGCGGGACAAGGACGGCGTGATCATCACCGGCTTCGACTACCCCAGTTGCGAAGCCATGGGCATGATCAAGATGGACTTCCTGGGCCTGCGCAACCTGGGCATCATCGACCACGCGATGAAGGTCATCAAGGACAACCGCGGCATCGAGCTGACCACCGAGTCCATTCCGCTGGACGACACCAAGACCTACGAGCTGCTGGCCCGCGGTGACACCCTGGGCGTCTTCCAGCTCGACGGCGGGCCCATGCGGCAGCTGCTGAAGCTGATGGAGCCCACCCGATTCGAGGACATCGCCGCGGTGCTGGCCCTCTACCGGCCCGGCCCGATGGCGGCCAACGCGCACACCAACTACGCCCACCGCAAGAACGGCCGCCAGGCCATCGAGCCGATCCACCCCGAGCTCAAGGACCCGCTGGAGCCAATCCTCGGTACGACCTTCCATCTGCTGGTCTACCAAGAGCAGATCATGGCCATCGCCCGCCAGCTGGCCGGCTACACCCTCGGCGGCGCCGACGTGCTGCGCCGCGCGATGGGCAAGAAGAAGCCGGCCGAACTGGCCGCGCAGTGGCAGAAGTTCCACGACGGCATGCTGGGCAACAACTACTCGGAGGAGGCCATCAAGGCCCTCTGGGACGTCATGCTCCCGTTCTCCGGCTACGCGTTCAACAAGTCCCACACCGCCGGCTACGGGCTCGTCTCCTACTGGACGGCGTACCTCAAGGCGAACTACCCCGCCGAGTACATGGCCGCCCTGCTCACCTCCGTGGACGACGACAAGGACAAGGCGGCCGTCTATCTGGCCGACGCCCGCAAGCTCGGCATCAAGGTGCTGCCGCCGGACGTGAACGAGTCGGTGGCCGACTTCACCGCCGTCGGCGAGGACGTGCGCTTCGGTCTGAAGTCCGTCCGGAACGTGGGCACCAGCGTCATCGAGTCGATGGTCCAGAGCCGCAAGTCCAAGGGCAAGTACGCGTCCTTCACCGACTTCCTGCAGAAGTCCGAGATCAACGCGCTCAACAAGCGTGCCGTGGAATCCCTGATCAAGGCCGGCGCCTTCGACAGCCTCGGCCACACCAGGATGGGTCTGTCCGCCGCCCACGACACCGCGATCGACGCGATCATCCCGGTGAAGAAGGCCGAGGCGTACGGGCAGGACGACCTCTTCGGCTCGCTCGACGGCGGCGGCGACGCGGCGGCGCCGGGCTTCGGCCTGGACGTCGCCATCGGCGAGGGCGAGTGGCCGCGCAAGCAACTCCTCGCCATCGAACGGGAGATGCTCGGCCTGTATGTCTCCGCGCACCCGCTGGACGGCGCCGAGCACATCCTGACCCGCAACCGGGACACCTCCATCGCGGAGCTGCTCGGCTCGGGCCAGACCCAGGGCGTGGTCAAGCTCTCCGGCCTGATCACCGGGGTCGAGCGGCGGATGACCAAGCAGGGCAACGCCTGGGCGATCGTCTACCTCTCCGACCGTGACGCGTCGATCGAGGTGTGCTTCTTCCCGGCCTCGTACCAGCTGGTGCAGCACGCCCTGCTCGAAGACAGCGTGGTCGCGGTCACCGGGCGGATCAACGACCGCGACGGCTCGATCAACATCGCCGGTCAGGAACTGCTCGAACTGGACATCTCCTCGGCGGAGCACGGCGGCCGGCCCCCCGTGCAGCTCTTCATGCGGTCCCACAGGCTCAACCAGCCCGCGGTCGCCGAACTCAAGCGCATCCTGGCCTCGCACCCCGGTGAGAGCCCGGTCCGGGTACGAGTGCGCGGCCCGCAGAAGACGACCGTGTACGAGCTGGGCTTCCTGGTCAACCACGAGACGATCGCCTCGGAGATCAAGGGCAGCTTCGGCGCGGAGTCCTGGCTCGGCCTGGTCTGACCCGAGAACCCGACGATGTCCCCGCGCCCGGGCGCGGGGACATCGTGCTGTCCGGCGGGGTGCGTCTGCTCTTTACGGGTCAGCCGTGCCGCCCGCCCGGGCCGGCCCCCTCAGTCCCGGGCCGCCGCCACCGACCCGACCACACCCACGACCGCCGCGACCAGTGCCGCGTGCCACAGGCCGGTCAGGATCGTGCTGAAGAAGCCCTGGCTGGTCAGCACCTGCCGCAGCACCAGGTCCGTGAAGAACATCAGCCCGGCCGGCACCACCGCCACCTGCCAGGGGTGCGACCGCGCCCAGCGGCGGATGCGGTGATCCCGCCGCGAGCCCCGGGAGTTGTAGCCGAGGACGGCGCCCGAGCCGCCCACGCAGAAGAAGAGCAGCGCGGC
It encodes the following:
- the dnaE gene encoding DNA polymerase III subunit alpha: MSDSFVHLHNHTQFSLLDGAQKLPILFKKIEEEGMPAVAMSDHGNMFGAYEFFQVAKKTPVKPIIGIEAYLAPESRRYKKPVFWGPGGQRAVGDDGEGSKDVSGGGRFTHMTMWAENPDGLRNLFRLSSLASYEGYYSKPRMDKELISEHAGGIIATTGCPSGEVQTRLRLNQYDEALKAAAEYQDIFGKENYFLELMDHGLDLERNVRENLMRIAKQLGIPPLVTNDSHYVHESESDAHDTLLCIGVGKNKDDPNRFRFNGSGYYIKTAAEMRRLFSELPEGCDNTLLIAERIQPYDEVFSYVDQMPQFDVPEGETQESWLRKECMIGLERRYGTPLPDEVIERFEIEMKVIGPMGFSSYFLVVADICKYARDNGVPVGPGRGSATGSLVAYATRITELDPLEHGLLFERFLNPERISPPDVDLDFDDRQRDRMVRYVTEKYGEEYTAQVNTFGTIKAKAAIKDSSRVLGYPFSMGDRITKALPPDVMGKGIPLDGIFDSGHPRYGEAGEVRQMYENEPDVKKVIDTAKGIEGLVRTTGVHACAVILSKTPLLDLIPLHRRDKDGVIITGFDYPSCEAMGMIKMDFLGLRNLGIIDHAMKVIKDNRGIELTTESIPLDDTKTYELLARGDTLGVFQLDGGPMRQLLKLMEPTRFEDIAAVLALYRPGPMAANAHTNYAHRKNGRQAIEPIHPELKDPLEPILGTTFHLLVYQEQIMAIARQLAGYTLGGADVLRRAMGKKKPAELAAQWQKFHDGMLGNNYSEEAIKALWDVMLPFSGYAFNKSHTAGYGLVSYWTAYLKANYPAEYMAALLTSVDDDKDKAAVYLADARKLGIKVLPPDVNESVADFTAVGEDVRFGLKSVRNVGTSVIESMVQSRKSKGKYASFTDFLQKSEINALNKRAVESLIKAGAFDSLGHTRMGLSAAHDTAIDAIIPVKKAEAYGQDDLFGSLDGGGDAAAPGFGLDVAIGEGEWPRKQLLAIEREMLGLYVSAHPLDGAEHILTRNRDTSIAELLGSGQTQGVVKLSGLITGVERRMTKQGNAWAIVYLSDRDASIEVCFFPASYQLVQHALLEDSVVAVTGRINDRDGSINIAGQELLELDISSAEHGGRPPVQLFMRSHRLNQPAVAELKRILASHPGESPVRVRVRGPQKTTVYELGFLVNHETIASEIKGSFGAESWLGLV
- a CDS encoding inositol monophosphatase family protein, with the translated sequence MTDAYASPEDVEVATAAAQAGAEVVRELYGRRLTRIDKGGGDFATEADVAAEKAILGVIRAARPDDAVLGEEGGQRGAADASRQWLVDPLCGTLNYAVGNMLVAVNVALAGGPAAVADPFSGEVFCTDGKAAWVRRDGTDTPLAPTAASRLVDVNLDPPFPSAPAFRATDLLGHPAFVERFRPRVVSTTLALAWVAAGKRAAYVTDGDDFSRSVHFAAGIALCRAAGCVITGINGAPIGPNAHGILAASDPETHATLLALTHPHA
- a CDS encoding Uma2 family endonuclease, with product MADLYRLDLPPHTQLIDGSLVFPCPQQVFHSVGGCLVERGLRDGLPDHLRVRRQMCVVIDDRNVPEPDVIVVRAGSVRGPGQTLYDAANVLLAVEVVSPESESRDRDTKPHKYAAAGIAHYWRVERADAKDRRLVVYVYELDPASRVYALTGIHRGQLKVEVPYPISVDLTEIDHL